One window of Quercus robur chromosome 5, dhQueRobu3.1, whole genome shotgun sequence genomic DNA carries:
- the LOC126725407 gene encoding serine/threonine-protein phosphatase 7 long form homolog, whose translation MPHGEMTITLQDVEVILGLPIDGDAVTGSTQKTWTAVCEEFLGFQPITQDQHKELHGQRILIKRLLEQVANPLPPNAEEDELYKYARCYILALLGDTIFMDKSGDRVHLMWVQQLEDLRNPRRYSWGSACLAWLYRELCRASHKETSQIGGCLLLVQYWVWARFPYLCPAIERGPPVGAYGPPARGPLYLKWAWVPNKKNRPAHIFRDRYRQQIASMLPSQVVWQPYEAHFEDLPPWCVAGRAVWTATVPLVCFHLVEIHTPDRVVRQFGMIQEIPEDVNTDPVLHAIDLRGKVGVDWMRKHATHLLNWGNRLQRCCQAVLGDMPPQHEYFDWFKRVTRRFIDVPGATLTILVTSPHLVHFTVLLSMKQYCMHEATLQI comes from the exons ATGCCACATGGTGAGATGACCATTACATTGCAGGATGTGGAGGTGATTCTCGGGCTTCCTATCGATGGTGACGCTGTAACAGGGAGCACACAGAAAACTTGGACGGCTGTGTGCGAGGAGTTCCTTGGCTTTCAACCTATAACTCAAGACCAGCATAAGGAACTTCATGGCCAAAGGATTCTCATCAAACGGCTTTTGGAGCAAGTTGCTAATCCATTGCCGCCTAATGCCGAAGAGGATGAGCTGTATAAGTACGCACGATGCTATATCCTAGCGCTACTGGGGGACACAATATTCATGGACAAATCTGGCGATAGGGTGCATCTAATGTGGGTGCAGCAGTTGGAAGATCTTCGCAACCCACGAAGGTACAGTTGGGGGAGTGCTTGCCTTGCATGGTTGTACCGAGAGCTATGCAGGGCAAGCCATAAGGAAACCAGTCAAATCGGTGGATGCTTACTGTTGGTGCAGTATTGGGTATGGGCCAGGTTTCCTTATTTGTGCCCGGCAATTGAGCGTGGCCCACCAGTAGGCGCTTATGGTCCTCCAGCGCGTGGTCCTCTGTACTTGAA GTGGGCGTGGgtcccaaacaagaaaaacaggCCTGCCCACATCTTCAGGGATAGGTATCGCCAGCAAATAGCTTCAATGCTGCCAAGCCAG GTGGTGTGGCAGCCGTACGAAGCCCATTTTGAGGACCTTCCGCCATGGTGCGTTGCAGGGAGGGCTGTGTGGACGGCAACGGTGCCGCTTGTATGTTTCCACCTAGTAGAGATACATACACCGGATCGTGTCGTTCGTCAATTTGGGATGATCCAAGAAATTCCCGAAGATGTTAACACTGACCCCGTGCTTCATGCCATTGATTTGAGGGGGAAGGTGGGCGTTGATTGGATGCGGAAACATGCCACCCATTTACTAAATTGGGGTAACCGCCTTCAACGGTGTTGTCAAGCAGTGCTTGGTGATATGCCTCCACAGCATGAGTACTTCGACTGGTTCAAAAGGGTGACTCGGAGGTTCATTGATGTTCCTGGTGCTACATTGACTATACTGGTAACTTCTCCACATCTTGTACATTTTACCGTACTCCTTAGCATGAAACAATATTGCATGCATGAAGCAACATtacaaatttga
- the LOC126729026 gene encoding uncharacterized protein LOC126729026, translated as MGTVCPSATPAQYMVFFFGLYLVALGTGGIKPCVDQYCLDDLGAGRTIDKRCIFFLHSTRCRSCDCKPIFSLPWTTLASGYSFVSCKRTPLCVIYRYCTSWSA; from the exons ATGGGGACTGTATGCCCGTCAGCTACTCCAGCTCAGTACATGGTCTTCTTCTTCGGGCTCTATCTGGTTGCTTTGGGGACTGGTGGGATCAAACCTTGTGTTGATCAGTACTGCCTTGATGATTTAG GAGCTGGCAGAACCATCGATAAGAGATGCATTTTTTTCTTGCATTCAACAAGGTGCAGATCATGTGATTGTAAGCccattttttctcttccttggaCGACACTGGCATCAG GATATTCTTTCGTTAGCTGCAAAAGAACACCCTTATGTGTCATATATCGTTACTGCACCTCTTGGTCTGCATGA
- the LOC126725408 gene encoding uncharacterized protein LOC126725408, whose amino-acid sequence MSGSQHLKNIDINVYYGGPLNNPGGIEGFPFTGPGIQCYPMMIRRKLKTLIDLKLKIMDELNLNSAWYDIKIIYRYPQEVLHERINYGYMAIKEDKHVKMMFNRIQKMPQVNAAELYISSEPLAEVDTEMVQQTTTSLQFTALDDGCTAMGGYTMGDYMLPSQDHVVNTGETLHCQETHLEEDDEDEDYVEDEDYVEDEDEDEDEDHATNDGESIDGVDEYEERIERGDLENDVDDHEVVPHFEEENMEFDDEDDADDDIGIQRDTNTTTGYRPPADSFYANTWENMFDPSRLLEPFVCTWQDGMHFCKGLTFANKSAVKRALTIYAANDNRNFITRRSNTTKLCVACVDDNCKWYVGAFKKNKLNGLWVVTSYVGPHTCIPFGLQRDGRMMDSNFVASEIVEKLRQNHTARIDELWEIIRTKYNHELSYYKVWDAKQKAIAKIFGDWEESYQRLRKLLLAYLDQDSGTKYSYHTIPRPYEGIAVLHYVYWAFAPCIAAFKYCRPVISIDGTHLYGKYKGVLMIAMATDANQKVLPLAFAVVDKESGPSWGWFLECVRTSIEHVIPKDGICIISDRHKGIKCAIREWPIGEDGREQVYHRYCLRHVASNFNTKFKDPTLKALALKAGYATHEAKFTSIMQTIKEAEINLLRGVDPTDRHILRYMPYTYLMSEDVDKWTQSQDGGRRYGAMTTNISECFNGVLKGARGLPIVAMVEFTWSKLVAYFYDRHEKILSDLSQGKVWSDYAMKIYNKNEQKTAGHTLRNFNHEIGVYQVVTPYNDHRGGGGNHSHEVHVIEQTCGCGKWQNLKIPCSHAIKVLKGLHLDATSYIDPCYSLNNAIQTYSHHFVVPKSESLWRDVRGPRWVPNPQLLRGKGRPVKSRLRNEMDGIQRERGSRREDPDLREIQPRQRCGVCHQEGHNRRCCPNSHGASTSGSAAN is encoded by the exons ATGTCAG GTTCACAACATCTGAAGAATATTGATATAAATGTATACTACGGTGGACCTCTTAACAATCCTGGGGGGATTGAGGGATTTCCATTTACAGGGCCGGGTATCCAATGCTACCCCATGATGATACGTCGTAAGTTGAAGACGTTGATTGATTTGAAGTTGAAAATAATGGACGAATTGAATTTGAACTCTGCTTGGTATGACATCAAGATTATTTATCGTTACCCACAAGAAGTCCTACATGAACGGATAAATTACGGGTATATGGCGATTAAAGAAGACAAACATGTGAAGATGATGTTTAATAGGATCCAGAAAATGCCCCAAGTAAATGCTGCTGAGTTGTACATAAGTTCAGAGCCGCTTGCGGAAGTTGATACTGAGATGGTGCAACAAACAACTACGTCTTTACAATTTACAGCCCTTGATGATGGATGCACTGCAATGGGAGGGTATACAATGGGAGATTATATGCTCCCATCTCAAGATCATGTTGTAAATACTGGTGAAACCCTCCATTGTCAAGAGACACATTTAGAGGAGGATGACGAAGACGAAGACTATGTTGAAGACGAAGACTATGttgaagacgaagacgaagacgaagacgaagatcaTGCTACGAATGATGGTGAAAGTATTGATGGTGTGGATGAGtacgaagagaggattgaaCGAGGTGACCTTGAGAACGATGTGGATGACCATGAAGTCGTTCCCcattttgaagaggaaaatatggagttcgatgatgaagatgatgcaGACGATGATATTGGCATCCAGCGTGATACAAATACGACCACTGGCTACAGACCTCCTGCCGACTCATTCTACgcaaatacttgggaaaatatgTTTGATCCTTCACGTCTATTAGAACCATTTGTTTGTACTTGGCAAGATGGGATGCATTTTtgtaaagggttgacttttgcaaataaatCGGCGGTGAAACGTGCATTGACAATATATGCAGCAAAtgataatagaaattttataaccCGGAGGTCGAACACCACAAAATTGTGCGTCGCATGCGTTGATGACAACTGCAAGTGGTATGTTGGGGCATTCAAGAAGAATAAACTTAATGGTCTGTGGGTGGTCACGTCTTATGTGGGTCCACACACTTGTATACCCTTTGGCCTGCAAAGAGACGGTAGAATGAtggattctaattttgttgcatCAGAAATTGTGGAAAAATTGCGACAAAATCACACTGCTCGTATTGATGAGCTCTGGGAGATCATACGTACTAAGTATAATCATgagctttcttactataaagtatgggacgcaaaacaaaaggcaattgcTAAGATATTTGGGGATTGGGAGGAGTCTTACCAAAGGTTGCGGAAATTGTTGTTGGCATACTTGGATCAGGACTCAGGTACCAAGTACAGCTATCACACCATACCTAGGCCATACGAAGGTATTGCGGTACTTCACTATGTATATTGGGCATTCGCTCCATGCATTGCTGCATTCAAATATTGCAGGCCAGTGATCAGTATTGATGGGACTCATTTGTATGGTAAATACAAAGGGGTGTTGATGATTGCAATGGCAACTGATGCTAACCAAAAGGTTTTGCCTCTCGCCTTTGCTGTTGTAGACAAGGAGTCAGGGCCTAGTTGGGGTTGGTTTTTAGAGTGTGTTAGGACTTCCATAGAGCATGTCATACCTAAGGATGGCATTTGCATTATTTCTGACCGACATAAAGGTATCAAATGCGCCATTCGAGAGTGGCCTATAGGTGAGGACGGAAGAGAACAGGTATATCATcgatattgccttcgacatgttgctagcaacttcaacacaAAATTTAAGGACCCGACTTTAAAGGCATTGGCCTTGAAAGCTGGATATGCAACTCATGAAGCAAAATTCACGTCCATAATGCAAACTATTAAGGAGGCCGAGATTAATTTACTGAGGGGTGTAGACCCTACTGATCGCCACATCCTACGCTATATGCCTTACACATATCTAATGAGTGAGGATGTTGATAAATGGACCCAGTCACAGGATGGTGGAAGACGTTacggggcaatgacaaccaatatcTCTGAGTGTTTTAATGGGGTACTTAAAGGTGCCCGCGGTTTGCCCATTGTTGCAATGGTTGAGTTCACATGGTCCAAACTTGTTGCATATTTCTACGATCGACATGAAAAAATTCTTTCTGATCTCTCTCAAGGTAAGGTGTGGAGTGATTATGCAATGAAGATCTATAACAAAAATGAGCAGAAAACTGCAGGACACACTCTGAGGAATTTTAATCATGAAATTGGTGTATATCAAGTGGTTACCCCGTATAACGATCATAGAGGTGGAGGAGGAAACCACAGTCATGAAGTGCACGTAATTGAGCAAACATGTGGTTGTGGGAAGTGGCAAAACTTGaagatcccttgttcacatgcaattaaagttCTTAAAGGTCTGCACCTCGATGCGACCAGCTATATTGACCCATGTTACAGTTTGAACAACGCCATTCAGACATATTCACATCATTTTGTGGTGCCAAAATCAGAGTCATTGTGGAGGGATGTTCGCGGACCACGATGGGTGCCTAACCCACAGCTGTTGCGGGGCAAAGGTCGTCCTGTGAAGTCAAGattaaggaatgaaatggatggGATACAACGAGAACGGGGAAGCCGGAGGGAAGATCCGGACTTGAGGGAGATTCAACCAAGGCAACGATGTGGAGTGTGTCATCAAGAGGGGCATAACCGCAGATGCTGTCCCAATTCCCATGGGGCTTCGACAAGTGGTAGTGCTGCAAACTAG
- the LOC126725411 gene encoding probable 6-phosphogluconolactonase 4, chloroplastic, giving the protein MALPFTLHTKLSISTTSVRLFHVPIISPRASHKPFEVNAYTLRLRGLSLSLGSDKRLSHCCSISSSRTRGSMATKGEVKKEVFESAEDLAVSLAKYTAQLSDKFCKERGAFSVVLSGGSLINSLRKLVEPPYIDSIEWSRWHIFWADERVVPKDHEDSNYKLAYDGFLSKVPIPPGNVYAINDALSAEGAAEDYETCLRHLVKSNVVDISAASGFPKFDLQLLGMGPDGHVASLFPGHPLVKENEKWVAFIKDSPKPPPERITFTFPVINSSAYIALVVNGANKAGAVQNALGNSQNSEKLPVAMVSPEGELAWFLDTAAASKL; this is encoded by the exons ATGGCTCTCCCCTTTACTCTCCACACTAAGCTCTCCATCTCCACCACTTCCGTACGATTGTTCCACGTGCCCATAATCTCACCCAGGGCATCACACAAGCCCTTCGAGGTCAACGCTTACACACTCAGACTCAGAGGCTTGTCTCTCTCTTTGGGGAGCGATAAAAGGTTGAGTCATTGTTGTAGTATTAGTAGTAGTAGAACAAGAGGGTCAATGGCAACCAAGGGTGAGGTGAAGAAGGAGGTGTTTGAATCTGCAGAGGATCTGGCTGTGTCTCTCGCTAAGTACACTGCACAGCTGTCTGATAAGTTTTGCAAAGAGAGAGGAGCTTTCTCTGTCGTTTTATCTGGTGGGTCTCTCATCAATTCCCTCAG GAAACTAGTGGAACCCCCGTACATTGATTCAATTGAATGGTCGAGATGGCATATCTTTTGGGCGGATGAGAGAGTGGTGCCAAAGGATCATGAAGACAGTAACTATAAGCTTGCTTATGATGGGTTTCTTTCTAAG GTACCAATCCCCCCTGGCAATGTTTATGCCATCAATGATGCCCTGTCAGCTGAGGGTGCAGCTGAAGATTATGAGACATGTCTCAGACATTTGGTTAAGAGCAATGTTGTAGATATATCAGCAGCTAGTGGGTTTCCAAAGTTTGATCTCCAGCTGCTGGGTATGGGCCCAGATGGACATGTGGCTTCTTTATTCCCAGGCCACCCTCTGGtcaaagagaatgaaaaatggGTCGCCTTCATTAAGGACTCTCCAAAACCACCTCCAGAAAGAATTACTTTTACCTTTCCAGTGATCAACTCATCTGCATATATTGCCCTTGTGGTGAATGGTGCTAATAAAGCTGGAGCAGTGCAAAATGCTTTAGGAAATAGTCAAAATTCTGAGAAGCTGCCTGTTGCAATGGTTTCACCTGAAGGGGAGTTGGCTTGGTTCTTGGATACTGCTGCAGCTTCAAAGCTGTAG
- the LOC126725410 gene encoding uncharacterized protein LOC126725410 yields the protein MPSHQGAEALSASGRSSEKLSLPTLQSKMKSDPDGYESELILLYSQFKSSLELFQQQAALNFTSISGIGSDPSVAKDLGDRALILAHVTPFYPNHLADFPKQLAGLLSSASRSLPSGLRCHVAQSLILLSNRQMIDIEETLALFMDLQTLGDKPLRKLAFSHVIHSIKRMNQKHKNDAKNRKLQNIVFAMLQQDDEAKAKRALTTLCELHRRKLWFDDRTANAIATACFHSSPRIMIAALSFLLDYEKIEDDDDSDASSGEDDPNPQAPHVVINKQAIYNAHHKGTVSSKKKKQAKLQRAMRSMKRQQRLSSENVSSNNYSPLNHLKDAQGFVEKLFSRLQTCNERFEVRMMMLKVIARTVGLHRLILLNFYHFIEKYIQPHQRDVTSLLAAAVQACHDMVPPDAVEPLFRKIVNQFVHDRSRPEAIAVGLNVIREICLRMPLLMTEDLLQDLALYKKSHEKAVSIAARSLITLFREVCPALLIKKDRGRPTDPKARPKAYGEVNVSSNVPGVELLQEDDNNEEDISDAERSSSNDSDDDHDNEVDVASNDEENQLYGDITGSEDDELEDDEVAQNEDGNNIIDSDDSDVSDNDDDDDDDGKEEEEMEAAKCSSKTRDSETGGRESKAKKRKLSDFDGQLLAADSSLRALKRLAGVTMGQTSPDSTDGILSNEDFQRIKELKAKKDANDALVKHGLRKGIPSSDQLSTKRVDPAKLEFHVKKKMSKEERLALVRAGREDRGKYQARTSVKQKKTGGLSNRQKERKKNLPMAAKKAKVARSQLEKKKKQQRAGKQFRGRKAWK from the exons atgcctTCTCACCAGGGCGCGGAGGCGCTCTCAGCCTCGGGCCGGAGCTCCGAGAAGCTGAGCCTCCCAACACTCCAGTCGAAGATGAAGTCCGACCCGGACGGTTACGAATCGGAGCTAATCCTCCTCTACAGCCAATTCAAGTCCTCCCTCGAACTCTTCCAGCAACAAGCGGCGCTCAATTTCACCTCCATCAGCGGCATCGGCAGCGACCCCTCCGTCGCCAAAGACCTCGGCGACAGAGCCTTGATTTTGGCCCATGTCACCCCTTTTTACCCCAACCACCTCGCCGACTTCCCCAAACAACTCGCCGGTTTGCTCTCCTCCGCCTCTAGATCGCTTCCCTCCGGCCTCCGGTGCCACGTCGCCCAATCTCTCATTCTACTCTCCAATCGACAG aTGATTGATATTGAAGAAACCCTAGCATTGTTCATGGACTTACAGACTCTAGGTGATAAGCCTTTAAGAAAATTGGCTTTCTCTCATGTTATTCATAGCATTAAGCGAATGAATCAGAAGCACAAGAATGATGCTAAGAATCGTAAGCTCCAAAATATCGTGTTTGCAATGCTACAG CAAGATGATGAAGCAAAAGCCAAGAGAGCTCTCACCACGCTATGTGAGCTTCACCGGAGGAAGTTGTGGTTCGATGATAGAACCGCAAATGCCATTGCTACTGCATGTTTTCATTCGTCGCCAAG GATCATGATTGCTGCTCTGTCGTTTCTTCTTGATTACGAGAAGATTGAAGACGATGATGATAGTGATGCTTCAAGTGGTGAAGATGACCCGAATCCCCAAGCTCCTCATGTTGTCATCAATAAACAGGCTATTTATAAC GCACACCATAAAGGAACAGTTTCAAGCAAGAAGAAAAAGCAAGCAAAATTGCAGCGTGCAATGCGTAGCATGAAAAGGCAACAACGTCTGTCATCAGAAAATGTCTCATCGAATAATTATTCCCCACTTAACCATCTTAAAGATGCACAG GGATTTGTTGAGAAGTTATTCTCTCGGCTTCAAACATGCAATGAACGTTTTGAG GTTAGGATGATGATGCTGAAAGTAATAGCTCGAACAGTTGGGCTTCACCGCTTGATTCTGTtgaatttttatcatttcattGAGAAATATATTCAG CCCCATCAACGTGATGTCACAAGTTTACTTGCAGCAGCAGTTCAGGCCTGTCATGATATG GTGCCACCTGATGCAGTTGAACCACTATTCAGAAAGATAGTAAATCAGTTTGTACATGATCGTTCACGCCCAGAG GCCATTGCTGTTGGACTGAATGTAATAAGGGAGATTTGTTTACGCATGCCATTG TTGATGACAGAAGATTTGCTGCAAGATCTTGCACTGTACAAGAAATCACATGAGAAAGCAGTTTCAATAGCAGCTCGTTCACTAATTACTTTATTTAGAGAG GTTTGCCCCGCACTGCTAATCAAGAAGGATCGTGGGCGCCCTACAGACCCGAAGGCAAGGCCAAAAGCATATGGAGAAGTCAATGTGAGCAGCAATGTTCCTGGTGTAGAGTTATTACAAGAAGATGACAATAATGAGGAGGATATTAGTGACGCTGAAAGGTCCTCATCCAATGATTCTGATGATGATCATGATAATGAGGTTGATGTTGCCAGCAATGATGAAGAAAATCAGCTATATGGTGATATTACTGGAAGTGAAGATGATGAATTAGAAGATGATGAAGTAGCTCAAAATGAAGATGGAAATAACATTATTGATAGTGATGACAGTGATGTTAgtgacaatgatgatgatgatgatgatgatgggaaAGAAGAGGAGGAGATGGAGGCAGCAAAATGTTCCAGCAAAACTAGGGATAGTGAAACTGGAGGAAGAGAATCTAAAGCAAAAAAGAGGAAGTTGTCTGATTTTGATGGACAATTGCTTGCTGCTGACTCAAGCCTTCGGGCTCTAAAGAGATTGGCAGGAGTGACGATGGGGCAAACCTCACCAGACTCAACTGATGGAATTCTTTCTAATGAGGACTTCCAAAGAATCAAGGAATTGAAG GCAAAGAAGGATGCAAATGATGCTTTGGTTAAACATGGGTTAAGAAAGGGTATCCCAAGTTCTGATCAACTGAGTACTAAACGAGTCGATCCTGCCAAACTTGAA TTTCATGTAAAAAAGAAGATGAGCAAGGAGGAAAGATTAGCGTTAGTTAGGGCAGGGAGGGAGGACAGGGGGAAGTACCAGGCTCGAACGTCTGTAAAGCAGAAAAAG ACTGGTGGTCTGAGCAATAGGCAGAAGGAGCGCAAGAAGAATCTGCCTATGGCAGCAAAGAAAGCCAAGGTAGCAAGGTCTCAactagagaagaagaagaaacaacagCGTGCAGGCAAACAGTTTCGTGGGAGGAAAGCGTGGAAATGA